A window of the Desulforapulum autotrophicum HRM2 genome harbors these coding sequences:
- a CDS encoding DUF4352 domain-containing protein gives MKKRFFLGSLMLLCLGVITDFAGASINGVYKTDFSEMSLQANGNQVTGTYKYKDGKINADLQGNRLTGTWVQTNARGRLEFVFTDDFSSFMGKWGYDDAALSRIWNGRKTDIQLPESPAPEGSGGIFPDTILDTVEKTTTPPSQNPPVVKEEGVKPGQPEQTEGGEVFLRPGQAAMRDDLEITLLSLKKTNQYINQPKTDHFYAIIRVRVKNLGKEQDSALIFSQLQWKDPKSSISHSFQRTTGVKLDKTRDYELPPGVEGEFEEVYMLPNGMSETQFVLSKGWTKTIAIWLLPIE, from the coding sequence ATGAAAAAACGGTTCTTTCTGGGTTCTCTAATGTTGTTATGCCTTGGTGTCATTACAGATTTTGCTGGGGCATCGATTAACGGGGTATACAAGACCGACTTCAGTGAGATGTCACTACAGGCAAACGGGAACCAGGTCACAGGAACATACAAATACAAAGACGGTAAAATCAATGCTGATCTTCAGGGCAACCGGCTGACCGGAACATGGGTACAAACCAATGCCAGGGGGCGGCTGGAATTTGTTTTTACCGATGATTTTTCTTCTTTCATGGGGAAATGGGGATATGATGATGCCGCTCTTAGCCGGATATGGAACGGCCGTAAAACAGATATTCAGCTGCCTGAAAGCCCAGCACCCGAGGGCAGCGGTGGAATTTTTCCAGATACGATTTTGGATACCGTGGAAAAAACCACCACACCCCCCTCCCAGAACCCGCCGGTTGTCAAAGAAGAAGGAGTAAAACCTGGACAGCCCGAACAGACCGAGGGCGGTGAAGTCTTTCTACGGCCGGGTCAGGCGGCCATGCGTGACGATCTTGAAATTACACTGCTTAGCCTGAAAAAAACAAATCAGTATATTAATCAACCCAAAACAGATCATTTTTACGCAATCATTCGGGTAAGGGTTAAAAACCTGGGCAAAGAACAAGACTCGGCGCTTATTTTCAGCCAACTGCAGTGGAAAGATCCGAAAAGCAGTATAAGCCACAGCTTCCAGCGAACCACAGGTGTTAAGCTGGACAAGACCAGGGATTATGAATTACCACCGGGAGTTGAGGGTGAATTTGAAGAGGTCTATATGCTTCCCAATGGTATGTCAGAAACACAATTTGTCCTCTCGAAAGGATGGACAAAAACCATCGCCATCTGGCTGCTGCCTATTGAATAA
- a CDS encoding S41 family peptidase, which translates to MRFVAIIILGLLLWPGAICPAHADSMAWTNNQAMLTFFEAVTKIKKHGLDSPGPGRIVTSALKAYMEQYDPYGDYLSPAEYREWKQAQSFRYYGVGMEILQRDSRFYCLPRPDSQAQTAGIEQGDELVAVDGQPVASRSIYRVAGSIRGEKDTRVKLTMNRNSVVFQVNIERGPLKDRSVWLSQTGRLDILRISHFTPQSLSEIKAVLGELDQTRQLVLDLRNNPGGDLFAAVDIAGLFLPPGKKIISIETNTGKVDYTAKGQIWTGERLGIWQNRFTASASEVLIIGLADNLAAKSFGSTSYGKALTQKVMELSDGSALVISRGRITGPRGIGWQNHGLTPMVRIQDSDNTWVQITQQALR; encoded by the coding sequence ATGCGATTTGTAGCCATCATCATTCTTGGGTTGCTACTGTGGCCGGGCGCGATCTGCCCGGCCCATGCCGACAGCATGGCCTGGACCAACAACCAGGCCATGCTGACTTTTTTCGAGGCCGTGACCAAGATCAAGAAACATGGTCTTGACTCACCCGGCCCAGGCAGAATTGTCACCTCAGCCTTAAAGGCATACATGGAGCAGTATGACCCCTATGGCGACTATTTATCCCCGGCAGAATACAGAGAATGGAAACAGGCTCAAAGTTTTCGCTACTACGGTGTTGGCATGGAGATTCTCCAGCGGGACAGCCGATTTTACTGCCTGCCAAGGCCAGACAGCCAGGCTCAGACAGCCGGCATAGAACAGGGGGATGAACTGGTGGCCGTGGATGGCCAGCCTGTTGCCAGCCGGTCCATATACCGGGTGGCAGGCAGCATCCGGGGGGAAAAAGACACCCGGGTCAAGCTGACAATGAATCGGAACAGCGTGGTTTTCCAGGTTAATATTGAACGAGGCCCCCTCAAAGACAGGTCGGTGTGGTTAAGTCAGACAGGCAGGCTTGATATCCTGCGCATCAGCCATTTTACGCCCCAGAGTTTATCTGAGATAAAAGCAGTCCTGGGCGAACTGGATCAAACCCGGCAATTGGTACTGGACCTGCGCAACAATCCAGGGGGAGATCTGTTTGCAGCCGTGGATATTGCCGGCCTGTTTCTGCCCCCGGGCAAAAAAATTATTTCCATAGAAACCAATACAGGAAAGGTCGATTACACAGCCAAGGGCCAGATCTGGACCGGTGAAAGGCTGGGCATCTGGCAGAATCGTTTTACAGCCTCAGCCTCGGAAGTATTGATCATTGGCCTGGCTGACAATCTTGCGGCAAAAAGTTTTGGGTCCACAAGCTATGGAAAAGCCCTGACCCAGAAGGTAATGGAATTGTCCGATGGTTCTGCCCTGGTCATCAGCAGGGGACGAATAACCGGTCCCAGGGGCATAGGCTGGCAGAACCATGGACTTACACCCATGGTGAGGATACAGGATTCAGACAACACCTGGGTCCAGATTACCCAGCAAGCCTTAAGATAA
- a CDS encoding serine/threonine protein kinase, giving the protein MTFIIRTALALIILLTLGSCVSNETDPRKGGLFSYNPKAYEKRLEEKKATLSETEAATEQAKQEGQNLAASKQEKQARHEALKKELAVLYAESAKLQQQLDQTKTANAGQEKKLKVLKTQVADLRAKTIATNNSGASDAAKQAEVARLQKRMDELLEEAATLSEL; this is encoded by the coding sequence ATGACATTCATCATTCGCACGGCCCTGGCCCTGATTATACTCTTAACCCTTGGATCCTGCGTGTCTAACGAGACCGATCCGCGCAAGGGCGGATTGTTCAGCTACAACCCCAAGGCCTATGAAAAACGCCTTGAAGAGAAAAAAGCAACCCTCTCTGAAACAGAGGCAGCCACTGAACAGGCAAAGCAAGAGGGGCAGAACCTGGCGGCAAGCAAGCAGGAAAAACAGGCCCGGCATGAGGCCCTGAAAAAAGAACTTGCGGTCCTGTATGCTGAATCCGCTAAACTGCAACAGCAGCTGGACCAGACAAAGACCGCCAATGCCGGCCAGGAAAAAAAGTTGAAAGTTCTGAAAACCCAAGTGGCCGACCTCCGTGCCAAGACCATAGCGACCAATAATTCAGGTGCCTCTGATGCTGCCAAGCAGGCTGAAGTTGCCCGGCTGCAGAAACGTATGGACGAACTCCTGGAAGAGGCGGCGACCTTAAGCGAGTTATAG
- a CDS encoding YMGG-like glycine zipper-containing protein: protein MSRMFRFVAVVLILATCSMGCITTGTTSDAQRTRKEGTAVGAGTGAVLGGIIGALVGDSKGALIGAAIGATAGGVAGYAYGNHVASKKAEYAKEEDWLDECIVSAQKINQETLAYNKKLGSDIAQLDEKTRKLSQQYAANQASKTDLLAQKKSIDAARKTTDDKLARAKFELDSQKQALAQVETKNASDQSKALDAEIAKLSTLISELEQHSENLASLSGRMAV, encoded by the coding sequence ATGTCTCGTATGTTTCGATTTGTTGCCGTGGTTCTCATTCTGGCAACGTGTTCAATGGGGTGCATCACCACGGGCACCACGAGTGACGCCCAAAGGACCCGGAAAGAAGGCACGGCAGTGGGTGCTGGCACCGGAGCCGTCCTGGGCGGTATCATCGGTGCACTGGTGGGGGATTCTAAAGGCGCCCTGATCGGGGCGGCCATCGGGGCCACCGCCGGCGGTGTTGCCGGCTATGCCTATGGCAATCATGTGGCCTCCAAAAAGGCTGAATACGCCAAAGAAGAAGACTGGCTGGATGAGTGCATTGTCAGTGCACAGAAGATTAACCAGGAGACCCTGGCATACAATAAAAAATTAGGTTCCGATATTGCCCAGCTGGATGAGAAGACCCGCAAGCTTTCACAGCAGTATGCGGCCAATCAGGCAAGCAAAACAGACTTGCTGGCCCAGAAAAAAAGTATAGATGCGGCCAGAAAAACGACCGACGACAAACTGGCCCGGGCAAAGTTTGAGCTCGATTCCCAGAAACAGGCCCTGGCCCAGGTGGAAACGAAGAATGCTTCTGACCAGTCCAAAGCCCTGGATGCTGAAATTGCAAAGCTTTCAACCCTGATCTCCGAACTGGAACAGCACAGTGAAAACCTGGCCAGCCTGTCCGGCCGAATGGCGGTTTAA
- a CDS encoding formylglycine-generating enzyme family protein has product MMKFCLRLVFVFILIFFLNIPAYAEKSPDNPSPADDDLILPLPHNRQMVFRPIFLGQGEAPFAQRSFRMGDPDGGFKEHPTEVSLSGSFLGQGKSGKDWLYYMAKYEVNQGQWAAVLGLAAPDQNATDKPITRITWFEAQQFLDKLNQWLFANALNKLPKSGASPGFVRLPSEAEWEFAARGGAGVSADVFDRRVPYKDRLSSCEWFAGPKSSHGKLKAMGRLKPNPLGIHDMLGNVSEMTGGLYMIEYYQGRPGGFVARGGHYLSSEKMLRSSLRTEEPFYIARGSAPPVPNQKETMGLRPVLAAVVFGDRSAAQSYADAWDSYRKGAGAATPAAVSTAPTSQKTQVSIDQAGQYLARLEEMAVNNPGMQQELGRLKSVMADVQFIQAKADGETAYAWFKIAAERGFFVYLESKKLPMVKQLIDAAKTGKREAMIEKLTTRLAEIEANISQSMENYTASLRQLETLGQAARQTGENRYLKFLLENDAAEQVRAAKLVTTHLEALVKTKRTTPEAWQNDLSSLGL; this is encoded by the coding sequence ATGATGAAATTCTGTCTGCGACTGGTTTTTGTATTTATACTGATTTTTTTTCTCAATATCCCGGCCTATGCTGAGAAAAGCCCTGACAACCCGAGTCCGGCCGATGATGATCTTATCCTCCCCCTGCCCCATAACCGGCAGATGGTTTTCAGGCCAATTTTCCTGGGACAGGGGGAGGCACCTTTTGCCCAGCGCAGTTTCCGCATGGGTGACCCGGATGGCGGGTTTAAGGAACATCCCACAGAGGTGAGCCTGAGCGGCTCTTTTCTGGGCCAGGGAAAATCCGGAAAAGACTGGCTCTACTACATGGCCAAATATGAGGTCAATCAGGGGCAGTGGGCTGCTGTCCTGGGCCTGGCAGCCCCGGACCAGAATGCAACGGACAAACCCATCACCCGTATTACCTGGTTTGAGGCCCAGCAGTTTTTAGACAAATTAAACCAGTGGCTGTTTGCCAATGCCCTGAATAAACTGCCCAAATCCGGAGCCAGTCCAGGTTTTGTGCGCCTGCCCTCGGAAGCTGAGTGGGAGTTTGCCGCCCGGGGCGGTGCGGGTGTGTCCGCAGATGTTTTTGACCGCAGAGTCCCTTACAAAGACCGCCTGAGCAGCTGCGAGTGGTTTGCCGGGCCCAAATCCAGCCACGGCAAATTAAAGGCCATGGGCCGCCTCAAACCCAACCCCCTGGGCATCCACGATATGCTGGGCAATGTATCTGAAATGACCGGCGGACTTTACATGATCGAGTACTACCAGGGCCGGCCCGGCGGGTTTGTTGCCAGGGGGGGACATTATCTCTCTTCGGAAAAAATGCTGCGTTCCAGCCTGCGTACTGAAGAGCCCTTTTACATTGCCCGGGGCAGTGCCCCACCCGTACCCAATCAAAAAGAGACCATGGGCCTGCGCCCTGTTCTGGCAGCGGTTGTTTTCGGTGACCGCAGCGCAGCCCAGTCCTATGCCGATGCCTGGGACAGCTATCGAAAGGGTGCTGGCGCCGCCACCCCTGCTGCAGTGAGTACAGCACCCACCAGCCAGAAAACCCAGGTCAGCATCGACCAGGCCGGCCAGTATCTTGCCCGGCTGGAAGAGATGGCCGTGAATAATCCTGGCATGCAGCAGGAGCTGGGCAGGCTGAAAAGTGTCATGGCAGATGTGCAGTTCATCCAGGCCAAGGCAGATGGTGAAACCGCCTATGCCTGGTTTAAAATTGCTGCGGAACGAGGTTTTTTTGTTTACCTGGAAAGTAAAAAACTACCCATGGTGAAACAGCTGATAGATGCGGCAAAGACCGGCAAGCGAGAGGCCATGATAGAAAAACTGACCACCCGCCTGGCTGAGATTGAAGCAAATATCAGCCAGTCCATGGAGAATTACACAGCCTCCCTGCGCCAGCTGGAGACGTTGGGGCAGGCAGCCAGGCAGACAGGTGAAAATCGGTACCTTAAATTCCTTCTGGAAAATGATGCGGCCGAGCAGGTCCGGGCAGCTAAACTGGTGACAACCCATCTTGAGGCCCTGGTAAAAACCAAACGCACCACCCCTGAAGCGTGGCAGAATGATTTAAGTTCCCTTGGTTTATAA
- a CDS encoding ABC transporter permease: protein MKQQRSTGLIPGLALADLKHEWILSLCLFLAVAAVVGPLLLLFGLKNGTMETLRSRLLQDPRNREIRPMVSRSFTPQWLNTLQNDPKVSFLVPTTRSISASVELKFHTDKLVLEALPSAQGDPLLEENQAVPPGERQCVLSDEAARKLGAGAGDEIELWVKRLKGSRIETGSTRLTVSGVLDPRGTSRDVVYFPLGLLEDIEGFKDGQAVPDMGWEGSVPLAQPVFDGVVLGLDTPMDPVLKVRLTSGTGLSRLEELEEDQQMSRLGYQVKNKTYVYLITTTRAQGEDVLTAVTLRLRGRNALVLPWVEPMEIELAQDLKLPVLALPQADGLDTPWGKDLPMGPAWRQIILPKEIHLKPGSRLTCPGKSSLSLKVQPVDGVFSKGRHGLVPPQLAGILNLSLRREIDWLPEKDLFILKRRGYAAFRMYAKTLEQVEPLKLELEAQGIPVHTEAARIRDLRELDRHLGMIFWLIALGGVLGGSGSLTASLYASVERKRRDLGVLALIGFGRGGLLCFPLCQALFLSLGGLGLAFGFYWGMAGLINQLFSTQLAAGERFCQLDYVHLIYAASGVILLGQTAAALAAWRVITIDPAEALRDE, encoded by the coding sequence ATGAAACAGCAGCGATCAACCGGTCTGATTCCAGGGCTGGCATTGGCAGATCTTAAACACGAATGGATACTCAGCCTCTGCCTCTTTCTGGCCGTTGCTGCCGTGGTTGGCCCGCTTTTGCTGCTGTTCGGCTTGAAAAACGGTACCATGGAAACCCTGCGGTCCCGTCTTCTCCAAGATCCCCGCAATAGAGAAATCCGCCCCATGGTAAGCCGCTCCTTTACCCCTCAATGGCTGAATACGCTGCAGAATGATCCCAAAGTCTCTTTTCTGGTGCCCACCACCCGCAGTATCTCGGCCAGTGTGGAACTTAAATTCCATACAGACAAGCTTGTTCTGGAAGCCCTGCCCAGTGCCCAGGGTGACCCGCTTCTGGAGGAGAACCAGGCGGTTCCCCCTGGGGAGCGTCAATGTGTCCTGTCGGATGAGGCAGCCCGAAAGCTTGGGGCAGGAGCCGGGGATGAAATTGAGCTTTGGGTCAAACGATTAAAGGGCAGCCGGATTGAAACGGGCAGCACCCGCTTAACCGTCTCCGGGGTGCTGGACCCAAGGGGAACCAGCCGGGATGTGGTATACTTTCCCCTGGGGCTTTTAGAGGATATAGAGGGGTTTAAAGACGGTCAGGCTGTGCCGGATATGGGCTGGGAGGGATCGGTTCCCCTGGCCCAGCCTGTGTTCGACGGTGTGGTGTTGGGGCTGGATACCCCCATGGATCCCGTACTCAAGGTCCGACTGACCTCGGGTACCGGCTTGAGCCGGCTTGAGGAACTGGAAGAGGACCAGCAGATGTCCCGTCTGGGTTACCAGGTAAAAAACAAAACATATGTTTATCTGATCACCACCACCCGTGCCCAGGGAGAGGATGTCTTAACCGCTGTCACCCTTCGCCTGCGGGGCAGAAACGCCCTTGTACTGCCCTGGGTGGAGCCCATGGAGATTGAGCTGGCTCAGGATTTAAAATTGCCTGTACTGGCATTGCCCCAGGCAGACGGATTAGACACCCCCTGGGGCAAAGACCTGCCCATGGGTCCTGCCTGGCGGCAGATTATTCTGCCCAAAGAGATCCATTTAAAGCCCGGCAGTCGGTTAACCTGCCCGGGGAAATCTTCCCTCAGCCTGAAGGTTCAACCGGTGGATGGGGTGTTCTCCAAAGGCCGCCACGGCCTGGTGCCACCCCAGCTTGCCGGAATTCTGAATTTAAGCCTGAGGCGCGAAATAGACTGGCTGCCTGAAAAAGACCTGTTTATTTTAAAGCGAAGGGGCTATGCCGCTTTCAGGATGTATGCAAAGACCCTGGAGCAGGTGGAGCCCCTGAAACTGGAACTGGAAGCCCAGGGTATTCCTGTCCACACCGAGGCCGCGCGAATCCGGGATCTCAGGGAACTGGACAGGCACCTGGGCATGATTTTCTGGCTCATTGCCCTGGGCGGTGTTCTGGGGGGTTCAGGATCCTTGACGGCCAGCCTATATGCCTCTGTGGAACGCAAACGAAGGGACCTGGGTGTTCTGGCCCTTATCGGTTTTGGCCGGGGCGGGCTTTTGTGTTTCCCCCTTTGCCAGGCCCTTTTTTTATCCCTGGGCGGATTAGGGCTTGCCTTTGGGTTCTACTGGGGAATGGCAGGTTTGATCAACCAACTTTTTTCCACTCAACTGGCAGCAGGGGAACGGTTCTGCCAGCTGGATTATGTCCATCTGATTTATGCGGCATCCGGGGTGATTCTTCTGGGACAAACCGCTGCTGCACTTGCTGCCTGGCGGGTCATCACCATTGACCCGGCCGAGGCCCTGAGGGATGAATAA